In Diabrotica undecimpunctata isolate CICGRU chromosome 4, icDiaUnde3, whole genome shotgun sequence, a single genomic region encodes these proteins:
- the LOC140438234 gene encoding prosaposin-like → MQFVIFVTLFALVGLVQPTYIPEDDKSLQASLECEACKEFAKLVGELVEKELPKETVEKEAEKLCDMLSGSLKKFCKDSLLTVVDTIYDEIANNASPSSVCHLLGFC, encoded by the exons ATGCAATTCGTAATTTTTGTAACATTGTTCGCCCTAGTTG GATTGGTTCAGCCAACTTATATTCCAGAAGATGACAA atCACTACAAGCTTCTCTAGAATGCGAAGCTTGTAAAGAGTTTGCAAAGTTAGTTGGAGAGTTAGTTGAAAAAGAACTTCCAAAG gaAACTGTAGAAAAAGAAGCAGAAAAATTATGTGACATGCTTAGTGGttccttaaaaaaattttgtaaggATTCTCTGTTAACGGTGGTTGATACTATATATGATGAAATTGCTAATAATGCCTCACCGTCCTCAGTTTGTCACCTTTTAGGTTTTTgttaa